The window AGAAGTAGATGCCCCCCATCTCCCCGCCGTTCCAGTGCTCGAACCACCCGTCGAATTGCCAGATCGACAGGTCGTTGGGGCCGAAGTGGTTGTACACGACGTCCAGCCACACGGCCAAGCCGTGCTCGTGCGCCCGGTCCACGAACCGCTTCAGGGCATGCGGCCCGCCGTAGTAGCTCTCCACCGCGAAGATGTGGGCCGGATTGTAGCCCCACGAGTGGTCGCCGGGGAACTCCCCGGTGGGCAGCAGCAGGAGGGTGTTTACGCCAAGCTCCTTCAGGTAGCGGATGTTCTCGTCGGAGAGCACGTCGGCAAAGAGATCGGACCCGTCCACCGGCGCGTCGGGAAAGGTCGCGAGGTGCATCTGGTAGACCACCACCTCGTCCCAGGGCGGTGCCTGGAAGTTCTCGACCCGCCATGCGAAGCCGGGATCCACGACGATGGCGTTGCCGACGGAGTTGGTCACCTGCCGGGCGCGGGGGTCGATCCGCCACAGCGTGCCGTTGATCACGTACTTGTACTGGTGGCCGTCCCGCGCCCCCGGAACGTCGGCCGACCAGTTGCCGTTGCCTTCCGGCGCAAGCGGCGACGCGGAGGCATCCCAGCCGTTGAAGTCACCGGCCACCGCAACCTGGTTCGCGTTGGGCGCCCAGACGCGGAAGGTGGTGCCCTGGCCAGCCCCTTCCGAATAGGGAATCGCTCCCATCCCCGGACGATTGGATGCGCTGCTCATGTCGGAATCTTCTCCTGGCCAGGTGGGAGGGTGCCGGCGGCGGGCGGGACCGGCGACGACCCTGGACGGTTTTCCCCAACGGGATTCGAGCGCGGGCAAGGAGCTCGACACCGGCTAGCCGATGCTCATGGGGACCCTCTCAGGCGTGAGCAGGGCCCCAGGCGCGGACGGGCGCCGCGCCGCCCCGCCCCCGCTTCACGGGGCCGTCACGACGAACTCCTCGCCCTCGTCGTCGTGCACGAGCGTTTCGCCGCCGATCCGGTAGTGCACCGTGAAGCGCACCTCCGCCCCGTGCGGCACGGGCATGCTCAGCAGGTTCCAGAGCTTCTGCCCCTCGCGGTCGAACTTTCCCGAAAAGGCCAGCTCCTGCCGGTCGCGCCGCATCTCCTCGCCGTCCAGCACCACGGCGTACTCGATGGCCAGCCCCTCGGCCTCCGGGGGCGAGGTGAGCGTGAGCGTCAACGCGCCGTAGGGATTGGCGCGCCGCGGCAGCGGCACCGAGGCGGAAGGCGCGGGCGTGAGACCGG is drawn from Longimicrobium sp. and contains these coding sequences:
- a CDS encoding alpha-amylase family glycosyl hydrolase, which gives rise to MSSASNRPGMGAIPYSEGAGQGTTFRVWAPNANQVAVAGDFNGWDASASPLAPEGNGNWSADVPGARDGHQYKYVINGTLWRIDPRARQVTNSVGNAIVVDPGFAWRVENFQAPPWDEVVVYQMHLATFPDAPVDGSDLFADVLSDENIRYLKELGVNTLLLLPTGEFPGDHSWGYNPAHIFAVESYYGGPHALKRFVDRAHEHGLAVWLDVVYNHFGPNDLSIWQFDGWFEHWNGGEMGGIYFYNDWRAHTPWGEKNRPDYGRGEVRSFICDNALMWLEEYR